The Candidatus Accumulibacter similis genome has a segment encoding these proteins:
- a CDS encoding threonylcarbamoyl-AMP synthase encodes MAQYVRIHPDNPQQRLLHMAAEVVRRGGVIALPTDSSYALGCHLGDKAAVERIRSLRGVDERHHLTLMCRDLSQIGQFARVDNARYRLLKATTPGSYTFILEGTRELPRRVLHPKRKTIGLRVPAHTVTLALLEELGEPLLTSTLIIAGDDGPLTEGWEIQDRLETQIDLILDAGRCGVEPTTVVDLTAAMPLLIRAGRGALAPFGLD; translated from the coding sequence ATGGCGCAGTACGTCAGGATTCATCCCGACAACCCGCAGCAGCGGCTGCTGCACATGGCGGCCGAGGTCGTCCGTCGCGGCGGCGTGATCGCGCTGCCGACCGATTCGAGCTATGCGCTCGGCTGTCATCTCGGCGACAAGGCGGCCGTCGAGCGCATCCGCAGCCTGCGCGGCGTCGACGAGCGCCACCACCTGACGCTGATGTGCCGTGACCTGTCACAGATCGGCCAGTTCGCGCGCGTCGACAACGCCCGCTACCGTCTGCTCAAGGCGACGACTCCGGGCAGCTACACCTTCATTCTCGAAGGAACGCGCGAGTTGCCGCGGCGCGTGCTGCACCCGAAGCGCAAGACGATCGGCCTGCGCGTGCCGGCGCACACGGTCACCCTGGCACTGCTCGAGGAACTCGGCGAGCCGCTGCTCACCTCGACCCTGATCATTGCCGGCGACGACGGGCCGCTGACCGAGGGCTGGGAGATCCAGGACCGGCTCGAGACGCAGATCGACCTGATTCTCGATGCCGGTCGTTGCGGCGTCGAGCCGACGACCGTCGTCGATCTGACCGCGGCGATGCCGCTGCTGATTCGTGCAGGCCGCGGCGCGCTGGCGCCGTTCGGCCTCGACTGA
- a CDS encoding tryptophan--tRNA ligase, with amino-acid sequence MYAERVLSGMRPTGSLHLGHYHGVLKNWVRLQHEYPCLFFVADWHALTTQYDDPHGIVGAARDMVIDWLAAGVDPRRAIIFVQSKVPEHAELHLLLSMMTPLGWLERVPTYKDQQEKLEHKDLSTYGFLGYPLLQAADILIYRAGKVPVGEDQVPHIEFSREIARRFNHLYGREPGFAEKVREALQKLGAKRARRYEELRTHYQERGDQAAIEAARRLLDEVHDLSHADRERLCGHLEGTGKMILVEPGALLTAAARMPGLDGQKMSKSYGNTITLREDATSVTHKLRRMPTDPARVRRSDPGEPDNCPVWQLHQVYSDEDCRAWVQQGCRSAGIGCLDCKQPVIEGILREQAPMRERAQPYLDDPHLVNEIIADGNGRARHLARETMRDVRQALGLDYI; translated from the coding sequence ATGTACGCAGAAAGAGTCCTCTCCGGGATGCGCCCGACGGGCAGCCTGCATCTCGGTCACTACCACGGCGTGTTGAAGAACTGGGTCAGGCTGCAGCACGAGTATCCCTGCCTCTTCTTCGTTGCCGACTGGCACGCGCTGACGACCCAGTACGATGATCCGCACGGGATCGTCGGCGCCGCCCGCGACATGGTCATCGACTGGCTGGCTGCAGGCGTCGACCCGCGGCGGGCGATCATCTTCGTTCAGTCGAAGGTGCCGGAGCACGCCGAACTGCATCTGCTGCTGTCGATGATGACGCCGCTCGGCTGGCTCGAGCGCGTGCCAACCTACAAGGACCAGCAGGAGAAGCTCGAGCACAAGGATCTGTCGACCTATGGCTTCCTTGGCTACCCGCTCCTGCAGGCGGCCGACATTCTCATCTACCGTGCCGGCAAGGTCCCGGTCGGCGAGGATCAGGTGCCGCACATCGAGTTCTCGCGTGAGATCGCGCGCCGCTTCAACCACCTCTACGGTCGTGAGCCCGGTTTCGCGGAGAAGGTGCGCGAGGCACTGCAGAAGCTCGGCGCGAAGCGCGCGCGGCGTTATGAGGAACTGCGCACGCACTATCAGGAGCGCGGCGACCAGGCGGCGATCGAAGCCGCGCGGCGGCTGCTCGACGAGGTGCATGACCTGTCGCATGCCGATCGCGAGCGGCTGTGTGGCCATCTCGAGGGGACCGGCAAGATGATCCTGGTCGAGCCCGGCGCGCTGTTGACGGCGGCGGCCCGCATGCCCGGGCTGGACGGTCAGAAGATGTCCAAGTCCTACGGCAACACCATCACGCTGCGCGAGGATGCGACGTCGGTGACGCACAAGCTGCGCCGCATGCCGACCGATCCCGCGCGCGTCCGGCGCAGCGACCCCGGCGAACCGGACAACTGTCCGGTCTGGCAACTGCACCAGGTATATTCGGATGAAGACTGCCGGGCATGGGTGCAGCAGGGATGTCGCAGCGCTGGCATCGGCTGCCTCGACTGCAAGCAGCCGGTGATCGAGGGTATCCTGCGCGAGCAGGCGCCGATGCGCGAGCGCGCGCAGCCCTATCTCGACGACCCGCATCTGGTCAACGAGATCATTGCCGACGGCAACGGCCGCGCGCGTCATCTCGCCCGCGAAACGATGCGCGACGTGCGGCAGGCGCTGGGGCTGGATTACATCTGA
- a CDS encoding segregation/condensation protein A, producing the protein MNDALVVAEGTAAAAAEMASPLARIYGEPLAELPHDLYIPPDAMAVMLDAFEGPLDLLLYLIRKANVNVLDIPMAPLTDQYLLYVEAMRTRNLELAADYLVMAAMLIEIKSRMLLPRPKAPAGDEVEDPRAELVRRLIEYEQMKRAAHAINELPQAERDFDWVEVWVEKSLRRRLPEVSVTDLQNAWRGILQQARLHTHHLVQREELSVREHMGAILRRLRAAGGFVDFVDLFDATLGAPVLVVHFLALLELARERLLEMTQAEPFAPIYLRLVDVHDGA; encoded by the coding sequence ATGAACGATGCTCTTGTCGTCGCCGAGGGCACGGCCGCGGCAGCGGCGGAGATGGCGAGTCCGCTGGCGAGAATCTACGGCGAGCCGCTGGCGGAACTGCCGCACGACCTCTACATCCCGCCGGATGCGATGGCGGTCATGCTCGACGCCTTCGAGGGGCCGCTCGATCTGCTCCTGTACTTGATCCGCAAGGCCAACGTGAACGTGCTCGACATTCCGATGGCGCCGCTGACCGACCAATATCTGCTCTACGTCGAAGCGATGCGGACACGCAATCTCGAACTGGCCGCCGACTATCTGGTGATGGCGGCGATGCTGATCGAGATCAAGTCGCGCATGCTGCTGCCGCGGCCGAAGGCGCCGGCCGGCGACGAGGTCGAGGATCCGCGTGCCGAACTGGTGCGGCGCCTCATCGAGTACGAGCAGATGAAGCGCGCGGCACATGCCATCAATGAGCTGCCGCAGGCCGAGCGTGATTTCGACTGGGTCGAGGTGTGGGTCGAGAAGAGCCTGCGGCGGCGCCTGCCGGAGGTCAGCGTCACGGACCTGCAGAACGCCTGGCGGGGCATCCTGCAACAGGCGAGACTGCACACGCATCATCTGGTGCAGCGCGAGGAACTCTCGGTGCGCGAACACATGGGAGCCATTCTGCGTCGCCTGCGGGCTGCAGGCGGTTTCGTCGATTTCGTCGATCTCTTCGACGCGACTCTGGGCGCGCCGGTGCTGGTCGTTCATTTCCTCGCCCTGCTCGAGCTGGCGCGTGAGCGCCTGCTGGAAATGACGCAGGCGGAGCCTTTTGCGCCGATCTATCTGCGCTTGGTCGATGTTCACGATGGTGCCTGA
- a CDS encoding site-2 protease family protein, giving the protein MDSLIQTIAIAALPVILAITLHEAAHGYAALHFGDPTAWQEGRITANPLKHIDPVGTILVPAIILLLSTGGILFGWAKPVPVNFGRLRHPKRDMLWVAAAGPAANLAMLLFWAALLKLAWLLPFNFFSLPMSRMAEVGMTINLVLMVLNLFPLPPLDGGRIAVSLLPPAAAWRFAQIERFGFPILLLLLFTGILSSLLTPVMQLVGGLVGFLFQLPS; this is encoded by the coding sequence ATGGATTCCCTGATCCAGACGATCGCCATTGCCGCCTTGCCGGTGATCCTGGCGATCACGCTGCACGAGGCGGCGCACGGTTATGCCGCCCTGCATTTCGGCGATCCGACGGCGTGGCAGGAGGGCCGCATCACCGCCAACCCGCTGAAGCACATCGACCCGGTGGGGACGATCCTGGTGCCGGCGATCATTCTCCTGCTGTCGACCGGCGGCATCCTGTTCGGCTGGGCGAAGCCGGTGCCGGTGAACTTCGGCCGCCTGCGGCATCCGAAACGCGACATGCTGTGGGTGGCTGCGGCGGGGCCTGCGGCCAACCTCGCCATGCTGCTCTTCTGGGCGGCGCTGCTCAAGCTGGCCTGGCTGTTGCCGTTCAACTTCTTCAGCCTGCCGATGTCGCGCATGGCGGAGGTCGGCATGACGATCAACCTCGTGCTGATGGTGCTCAACCTGTTTCCGCTGCCGCCGCTCGATGGTGGTCGCATCGCCGTCAGCCTGTTGCCGCCGGCGGCCGCCTGGCGCTTTGCGCAGATCGAGCGCTTCGGTTTCCCGATCCTGCTGCTGTTGCTGTTCACCGGCATCCTCAGTTCGTTGCTGACGCCGGTGATGCAGCTCGTCGGCGGACTCGTTGGATTCCTTTTCCAACTTCCCTCCTGA
- a CDS encoding PHP domain-containing protein translates to MPNCDLHCHSTCSDGLLAPAEVVRRAAENGVDMLALTDHDDIAGLPRARAAAVEVGLSLVNGVEISIEWEGLQIHVLGFAFDAADAALNAGLQTVRCGRIERARRMAAELGKVGIDGSFDGAMRLAANPNLVSRAHFGRYLVERGVCKDLRSVFESYLVPGRPGYVDHRWATLADSLKWIHGAAGVATVAHPGRYKLSRSDMRRFLGEFRDLGGQAIEVMSGSHTPEHVDLYSRLAREYGFAASRGSDFHGPGESYVDLGRLPPLPEGLRPVWQLF, encoded by the coding sequence GTGCCCAACTGCGACCTGCACTGCCATTCCACCTGTTCGGACGGCCTTCTGGCGCCGGCGGAAGTGGTGCGTCGGGCAGCGGAGAATGGCGTCGACATGCTGGCCCTGACCGATCACGATGACATCGCCGGGTTGCCGCGGGCCCGCGCGGCGGCGGTCGAGGTCGGCCTGAGCCTGGTCAACGGGGTCGAGATCTCGATCGAGTGGGAGGGTTTGCAGATCCACGTCCTCGGCTTCGCCTTCGACGCCGCAGATGCCGCGCTCAACGCCGGGCTGCAGACGGTTCGCTGCGGCCGCATCGAGCGCGCCCGGCGGATGGCGGCCGAGCTCGGGAAGGTCGGTATCGACGGCTCTTTCGACGGCGCGATGCGCTTGGCCGCCAATCCGAACCTCGTCAGTCGGGCGCATTTCGGCCGCTACCTGGTCGAGCGCGGGGTGTGCAAGGATCTGCGCAGCGTCTTCGAGTCGTACCTGGTTCCCGGGCGGCCGGGCTATGTCGATCATCGCTGGGCCACCCTGGCCGACTCGCTGAAGTGGATTCATGGCGCCGCCGGGGTCGCGACGGTGGCGCATCCGGGGCGCTACAAGCTGTCACGCAGCGACATGCGGCGCTTCCTGGGCGAGTTCCGCGACCTCGGCGGACAGGCGATCGAGGTCATGTCGGGCAGTCACACGCCGGAGCACGTCGATCTCTATTCGCGACTGGCGCGGGAATACGGCTTCGCCGCCTCGCGCGGTTCCGATTTTCATGGCCCGGGCGAGAGCTACGTCGACCTCGGCCGGCTGCCGCCGCTGCCCGAGGGGCTGCGGCCCGTCTGGCAACTGTTCTGA